A single Carettochelys insculpta isolate YL-2023 chromosome 2, ASM3395843v1, whole genome shotgun sequence DNA region contains:
- the FZD8 gene encoding frizzled-8, with amino-acid sequence MERSYLLAIPSLLAAFSLLQRSGAAAAAASSSAAAAGASAKELSCQEITVPLCKGIGYNHTYMPNQFNHDTQDEAGLEVHQFWPLVEIQCSADLRFFLCSMYTPICLEDYKKPLPPCRSVCERAKAGCAPLMRQYGFAWPDRMRCDRLPEQGNPDTLCMDYNRTDLTTAAPPPAKPPHRGGKAGGAARPPAAAAPPPEPPRKPRPPPPCEPGCQCRAPMVSVSSERHPLYNRVKTGQIANCALPCHNPYFSPDERAFTAFWIGLWSVLCFLSTFATVSTFLIDMERFKYPERPIIFLAACYLFVSLGYLVRLVAGHEKVACSGGAGAGGAGAGAAGAGSSAAAGAAGGRGAAGGAAELQPELAVAEHVRYESTGPALCTVVFLLVYFFGMASSIWWVILSLTWFLAAGMKWGNEAIAGYAQYFHLAAWLLPSVKSIAVLALSSVDGDPVAGICYVGNQSLENLRGFVLAPLLIYLAIGSMFLLAGFVSLFRIRSVIKQQGGPTKTHKLEKLMIRLGLFTVLYTVPAASVVACLFYEQHNRPRWEATHNCPCLRDQQPDQARRPDYAIFMLKYFMCLVVGITSGVWVWSSKTLESWRALCTRCCWASKGAAAAGTTGVGGGGQGAAMAVGGLGGGGGGGSMYSDVSTGFTWRSGTASSVSYPKQMPLSQV; translated from the coding sequence ATGGAGCGGAGTTACCTGCTGGCCATCCCCTCGCTGCTAGCCgccttctccctgctgcagcgctccggtgccgccgccgccgccgcctcctcctcggCCGCCGCCGCCGGCGCCTCGGCCAAGGAGCTGTCTTGCCAGGAGATCACCGTGCCCCTGTGCAAAGGCATCGGCTACAACCACACCTACATGCCCAACCAGTTTAATCACGACACGCAGGACGAGGCGGGGCTGGAGGTGCACCAGTTCTGGCCGCTGGTGGAGATCCAGTGCTCGGCCGACCTGCgcttcttcctctgcagcatgtacACCCCCATCTGCCTGGAGGACTACAAGAAGCCGCTCCCGCCCTGCCGCAGCGTGTGCGAGCGGGCCAAGGCAGGCTGCGCACCGCTCATGCGCCAGTACGGCTTCGCCTGGCCCGACCGGATGCGCTGCGACCGGCTGCCCGAGCAGGGCAACCCGGACACGCTCTGCATGGACTACAACCGCACAGACCTCACCACGGCCGCGCCGCCCCCGGCCAAGCCCCCGCACCGCGGCGGGAAGGCAGGGGGCGCTGCGAgaccccccgccgccgccgcgcccCCGCCGGAGCCGCCACGCAAGCCCCGGCCGCCTCCTCCCTGCGAGCCGGGCTGCCAGTGCCGGGCGCCCATGGTGTCCGTGTCCAGCGAGCGCCACCCGCTCTACAACCGCGTGAAGACGGGGCAGATCGCCAACTGCGCGCTGCCCTGCCACAACCCCTACTTCAGCCCGGACGAGCGCGCCTTCACCGCCTTCTGGATCGGCCTGTGGTCCGTGCTCTGCTTCCTCTCCACCTTCGCCACTGTCTCCACCTTCCTCATCGACATGGAGCGCTTCAAGTACCCGGAGCGGCCCATCATCTTCTTGGCCGCTTGCTACCTCTTCGTCTCGCTTGGCTACCTGGTGCGCCTGGTGGCCGGCCACGAGAAGGTGGCGTGCagcggcggggccggggccggcggggctggagctggcgCGGCGGGGGCCGGCAGCAgcgccgcagctggggctgcgggcgggcgtggggcagcagggggcgctgcggagCTGCAGCCGGAGCTAGCCGTGGCAGAGCACGTGCGCTACGAGAGCACAGGCCCGGCCCTGTGCACTGTGGTCTTCCTTCTGGTCTACTTCTTCGGCATGGCCAGCTCCATCTGGTGGGTCATCCTCTCGCTCACCTGGTTCCTGGCCGCTGGCATGAAGTGGGGCAACGAGGCCATCGCGGGCTACGCGCAGTACTTCCACCTGGccgcctggctgctgcccagtgtCAAGTCCATCGCGGTGCTGGCCCTCAGCTCTGTGGATGGTGACCCCGTGGCTGGCATCTGCTATGTGGGCAACCAGAGCCTGGAGAACTTGCGTGGCTTCGTGCTGGCGCCGCTGCTCATCTACTTGGCTATCGGCTCCATGTTCCTGCTGGCCGGCTTTGTCTCACTGTTCCGCATCCGCAGCGTGATCAAGCAGCAGGGTGGCCCCACCAAGACACACAAGCTGGAGAAGCTGATGATCCGCCTGGGGCTCTTCACTGTGCTCTACACTGTGCCAGCCGCCAGTGTGGTAGCCTGCCTCTTCTACGAGCAGCACAACCGGCCCCGCTGGGAGGCCACGCACAACTGCCCCTGCCTCCGTGACCAGCAGCCTGATCAGGCCCGCCGCCCTGACTATGCCATCTTCATGCTCAAGTACTTCATGTGCCTGGTGGTGGGCATCACCTCCGGGGTGTGGGTGTGGTCCAGCAAGACGCTGGAGTCCTGGCGGGCCCTTTGCAcccgctgctgctgggccagcaagggagctgcagctgctgggaccacgggggtgggaggcggggggcagggggcggccaTGGCGGTGGGGGGACTCGGGGGTGGAGGCGGCGGTGGCTCCATGTACAGTGATGTCAGCACTGGTTTCACATGGAGATCAGGCACAGCCAGTTCTGTGTCCTATCCCAAGCAGATGCCCCTGTCTCAAGTGTAA